The genomic DNA CGAAGCTTTTGAACAAATTGCCAGTAACCTCAGCGACATCTTAAAAAAAAGCAATCAAATTTATAAGCCGCCACGCCCAGTACCCGATGAGGACTTTATGTAACTGTCATGCGTTGCACTCCACTCTTTGCAACGCTTTTTCTCTTTCTGCGCTACACTGCCACCTATGAAACGCCCATTTTTATACGACCCCATAAAATACCTGAAAGGTAAAGGGGTAACAGTTCGCCTTGGCTTGCCACAAGACGGCAAACGAAAGATCGAAGTATGCTTTGAAAAAGGACGTTACTGGGAAACGAAGAAGGTTCAAGGCATCTACAAGCGCGTTGAACAAAGCTACAACCTGATTATGATGCAACTAGATGTAGATAAGGGAATGCCGCCCAGATCGGTGGAGTCGCTCCTCGCGAAGGGGCTTATTCGCATAGTCTACGATGACCAGGGGAAAAGACGTTATGCACTTACTGAACGAGGGAAAAAAGCTATACAAGCAAACAATCCACAAAATCCATAACCTTCTTGTATAATGAAGAATTTGAGCGTATCAGAGCTCTTCAGAAATTAGCTGAGGAGTTTTACCATGCTTAAAGATTTAGGGGCGGCAGTTGGAAGTGTATTCAAGCAACGCTTGGAAAATCCAATATGGAGTACTTTTGTACTAACTTGGAGCATCGTGAACTGGAAGCTCCTCGCCTTTCTATTCTTTAGCGCTCAGTCGACCCTGACGAAACTGAATATTATTGATGAGAAATACTCAGACCCATTGCATTTATGGATATTGCCTATTTTCATTTCAGCAATTTACTTATTCATGATGCCCACTTTAATTGCATTTCGTGATGAACAAATAAAAGGTGCAAAAATAAGAGCCTTGGCAAGTCAGGGAGCCGTAGAAACAGAACGCTATACATACAAACTTGAAGCTGCAGAAATGGAACATCGTCTTTTAAATACAAAGTCTGGCAACAAAGAACGCCAAGACCTACTTTCTGAGCTTGAAACAGTAAAAGAAGCGCTTGAAGCTGCCACCAAACATAATCATCAACTGATAGAAGAAGTAAAACATAAAACGGCAGATTATTACACTTGCCAAAATAATTTGAAAGAAAATGAAAAGAAGATGTTGGAGTTGCTTAATGGAGCCGAAAAGGATTTCACTGAATTGGATTCAAAAATCAAAGCAAGATGTCAAGAAACTGATGCTTCAATGGACTTTTTATTGCTCGAATACGAAAAATTGCTGAAGGAATTTAAAAAACAAAAATCAGAAACTAGCATACTTGTATCTGATTTGAATAAACTGACAAAAGCAGATCAAATCCCTAGTAGCAAGATCCTAAATATACTGGCAAAAAATGGACTAAAAGCTATCAGAGACGCCGTCCTCTTTACCTCTTGAATCAAACCACTAACTACTTTGATCACGTTGACTCTCACAAATACTCATTAACAAAGTGGAGGTGTTTTGATGCCTAAAAATCTACTTCGTGCTGTTACATCTGCTGCTGAAGAAAGAATTAAAAACCCAGTAATTGGAACGTTTGTTCTTGTTTGGTTTGCTGTAAACTGGCAAGCGATAGCCTTTTTCGCATTAAGCCCCAAACTTATTGAAGAAAAGCTTGAGATCATCAAGTCAACATATTCAAATCCTTGGACTTTATACTGGACACCTATTCTAGGCAGCATTGTATATTTATTATTTAGCCCCGGTCTCGGTGCCGGATATCGGCTTTTCCTAACAAAATTTCGTACTATAATGATTAAGGCAGACTGCGAAGAAAAAAACGACTCGATATAAAGAAATGACTGGTGCTGCATTAGAAAAAAAAACGAATGCTTGATGCTGAAGCTGGTAATACAGAACGTGAAGAATGGCTTGAAAAAATAAAAACATCCGAATTGATTGCCTCTGACCTATCAGACCAACTCAATCAACTGCGACAGAGTCACCAAGATCAACTTAAGACAATTGCTACCGCGTCAGCCAGTTCTCAAAAAAAAATGGGAGCAAGATCGAGAGAATCTAGAACTTGAAATAGCAGGTCTCAGAAACTCTATCGAAGAAAAAAAAGATGAATATGCCTTACTGGCAAATAATCATGACTCACTCAATTCAGAACTTAAACGGATAGTCGAAAAACACAATGAACAAAGCAAACTATACATTGACTGCCGAAAAGATGTCTTTGCTAGTGCTCATCGAGAGTATGAATTGCGAAAGGACAATGTTAAAACTGAATACACTTTTGCAGATGAGCAGGAACAAAAATCAAAGCTCCTAGCTCACCAATACAATACGTATATTAAAGATCTTAAAAGTCAGTATCCACCTGTAATCTAAGCAAAAATACTCTCTGGAATAAACCCACTATTAATTTAAGATTACAAAAAACCTCTTAGAGTAACTCCAAGAGGTTTTAATTTTATCAATTGATTACAGTGTACTTAACTTCACGAGCACCTCTTTATAGTGCCTAAGTGTTTGACTGTCTTTGAGTTCTGGATAGGCATTAAGGTAGCTTACATAACCGGCAAGATTCTCCAGTTGATCTTTAAAATTTTCTGGAGACTGCTCTGCTTGATGGAACATCGCACGTATCTTCTTTCTGACTTTTCTGGGCGGTTGAACCTTTTCGTTAACGGTAACACCTGTAACGTTCTGCAACATACCTGAAGTCATTATGTGTGTTTTGCTTGGATTCAACTCAAAACCATACTCTTTTAAAACATTTTCTGTAAAAGAAATGATCTCGAGAAGCTGCCCCCTATTCTCTCCACTAAATGTCAAATCATCAGAGTATCTAGTGTAGTTGACTCCAACCTTCTGACATTCCTTTGCTATTATGCCGTCTGCATCAAACAAGATAAAATTCGAAAGACAAGGACTTGTTGGAGCCCCCTGCGGTATCGAGCCATTAAGCGTGACTATTCTTGAAAAAACAGTAGCCTCTTCGACTGAACAGAACGGACTAAGTTTTTTGATAAGCATCTCTGAGGTTATTGTTCCAAAGAAATTGGAAATATCAATTTTAGCAACAAATTTTTGATTGGTATGTTTCTCTGCATTGCTAATAATTGAGCGCTTAGAGCGATAAGCATGGCAAACATCATGAACAGGAAGAGTTGAAAACAAGTAATCTGCAAGCCAGTGTTGAATAGTCTTTAAGAACACCCTTGGAGCGGTAATTGTGCGTGTTCCACCAGAGTGCTTTTCAATTTCAAAGGTCTGATACTGTTTTTCAATATTACGAATAGTACTAACAAGTAAGCTTGGGCTAATACCAATACATAACGCAAGCCCCGTTATTGAAAAGGGGGTAGTTTTCGTACTTTCGTTTATCGATTTGATGAGATTAATGCTTTCGAATGAAAGAAAAGGAAGACGCACCTCTGGTAGAGTGGAATTTGGACCAGCTGTAGATGTAAGCTGCCTGTATGCCCCAGACCAATAAAATTGTGCGGGCGCGAGACCAAGCGGTTTTATTGGTCTGGGCACTTGTATCTTGAAACTTCTTTTATCGGATGGCGAAGCACCATCCGCATCCAGATCTAAATGCCCAGAAGCACGTCTTGAAGCAATCCTAGCTTTTTTCAATAAGAAAAGTCTAGTACGATCTTTGTTAAATCTTAACCTGTTAGGAAGCAGCATATAGGCATTAGGCCCCAAGGAAAATAAGGAGTCGTTCCACTCAGATGCCTTCAGAACAATTTTCCCCTTCAAACAATTTTCGAAGCATTGAACAATTTCATTAAGATTAAATTTGACCCCAGATTCAACAAACGTTTTCTCCAATACATGTTGAACTTGTGTTGGAGTGGCAGGCTGAATAATACCAAGAGCCCATAAATAATAATACGGATGAACTTTGTTACTCACTTTTAATCTCTTCATTCATAAGGAGTGATCTTCTGTGCGTTAATCTTCGAATAATTTTTTTGCAAATATCTTGGCAATCATCAGTTGAATATGATGTAAAAAAAACTTTTCCCAAAGTTTCTACAACGGAAACTGGGCCTAACTCAATATACGAATTTGAATCTTCAAAGTCTTCGCTAAGGATTAAAACAACATCATAAGAGGACTTCTTATTATGTGCTCGATCATGTGAAAACACACCAAGCTCAGCAAAAGAGCTAGGAGAAGCAGCTATTAAAACCAAAGCCTTGGATCTTTTTAATACATTTAACTCATTTGTTTGAGCATCAAAGCCATGATCATTTTGTATTTCCTCAATACCGTCATCTTCTCCAAGAATGACTTCAAATCCCAAATTCCCTAACTCTTCCTTCAAGAGCTGCCGCAACTCTGCTCCTTTCGGAGCTTCTTCAGGTCGTTCATCAAGCGCCCGCATTGAAGGGCCACATAAAAAAACAGTGAAAGATGGTTGTGCGATCGCTATTGAAGTTACTTCATCTATAAGTAAATCGACGATTGATTCTTGACTCATTTGATATTCGATTTGTTATTTCAGTTAACTAAACGTCTTTCCTGAACTTAAATACAGCCATACGAGACATCCTATACTGACTCAACCTGCATCACCTAGCCCTTCCTAATTGCAGCGACGCGTGGGCAGAAACATATATTAAAGCCAAAGTTCATTTTTGCGCCTTGTTTACGATAATACGCAACAATAAGCGCAAAACATTTCTCCTACCTAAGTGTGTGACTCATTCTCAAAATCAAAAAATTTAATGTACCTTGCTAGACTAGCGCCAGCCATTTAATCAAGTTTGTTACTCTGGGATCGCTATCTCTTTGCGCAGACGTTCTGGTAAATGCCCCACCAACGATTCATCACGTACTTCATACAAACTATGATAAAGGTATAAACCACTTTCATTACATCTAGCCTGTTTCATTCTATCCCCATCACCAAAGCCTTCGCGAGCTGAATAGTGATGAACATCTCCACAAACAGGGCATCGAAAAAAGAGTTGTCCCCAATGCGTATAGCCATTCTGTGTTGAAGGGCCAAAAAGTCTCACAACAGGAACCGTCAGATCAATCTTCGAACTTCCCTCAACCACAGCAGCGTGTAATATTTGGGCAGGCTGGTAGCTGCTACGGATGTATCTTTTCCGATAGCGAGGTTTTTCTTCAAGAATAAAATCTTGCACTAAACTTGATGCCCACATCCCTTCGGATGCCAGTCTAGTTGATGCCTCTTTCAATAAATTCTTTCCTGAAAGAGGGAACATATGCTGAAGCACATGGGGCACAGAAACTATAGGGTCAACATATACGCTTGATGCAAGGTAATGTGCCCCCTTGAATTCTTCCAAGACACTTTCAATAGTCTGGATACCGCTCATGTCATCCTCCCTTCCCTATTGAATAGGCAAGTCTACTGTCTCCACCTACAGCACCTCATCCTTCCTAATTTGCAGCGGGCGCGTGGGCATGGACATCTATTAAATTCTACGGTTGTTTTATACTCCGATCGCGATCGTTCGCGAAAGCCGGAGTACTAAGAGCCTCTTCTGCCTGAGTGTGTGGCTCATTCTGTGAATCCAAAATTTTCATCACCGCCTGCTGGATAACTTCTGACGAAGCACCTGATTCCTTAAGTATCTCAGTCGCAACTTTCATGCGTTGAGCAATTGGATCAGTAATAGGCGCATCTTCTTTTTGTGCATCTGTTTCTTCCCCAAGAAACATTGCGCCTTCACCAGTAAGAAGCCAACTCGGTGCGAAATTTAGCAGAACTACCAAATTCTGTAGATCATCCGCGCTGGGACGCTGACCAGCTTCCCACGCACGAAGCTTGCCTTCAGTAACTCCAAGAAATTCCGCAACTTTCCCACGACTCACGCGTTTTGCGCGAGTTTTCTTCATAATACGTTCTTTAACTAATTCAAGTAGATGCTTTCCATCTGTCATATTAAACAACTTTATTCGTGAAATTTCGCTTGCTTTCACGTAAAATTACACATATTTCTATTTTTAACGACATTCCAAACACCAATAAATAAAAACACCTAAACCGAAATGAGGTGGAATCATGTCACATTTAACCTTAATTCCTGAATTAATATCGGATTTAACTCGCGCTGAAAAGCTTGAAGTGTATATGCGGCGTAAAAAAATTACGTTCTCAAATATTGCCAAATCTATTGGCGTTGCTCCTGCATCCGCGCGCCGTATGCTCCTCAATGAATTCATCCCCACATGGCGGCACAATCAACTCCTCACAGCCGGCATTCCTGAAGTGCTGCTCCCCCCTGCCCGTGATGTTGCTCCAGGCAGAAAGCCTAAAACACCCCCACTCGACGAAACAGACCCAAATACTTTGGGACAGGCCGCATAACCATCAAGCCCCCTGTCCTGCGTAACGATGTAAGCAATGGTGCCAAATAGTTACGCTAAGTGCCAACGTGTCATTTTCTGGAGAAAGTACACATGAATAATCTACAGCATCTTACCTTCGCCAGCGCTCTAGACCTTGCCCTTGGCGAAAGCAAACTCTGCCGTGAAGACGTGGGCAATACCATGGGCTGGAGCACCAGCAAAACAAGCCGCATTTTCAATGCTGAGGACAACTATTTCCCCACCATGCCTTCAGTCCCGCATTTGTGCATGGTTCTTGGTAACGACATCCTTTTAGACTGGCTAAGGGTAAACACCAACGAGCTGCGTTTAGGGCGGCATGACTGCGCACCAAAACTTACACAGCTTGAGCTGCTGCAGCTGCTTAGTGAGATCAGCAAGGAAGCTGGAGACGTGAATAAGGTAATAAACGAAGCACTCAAAGGTGATGGAAGCGTTGATAAGCCGGAAAGCAGACGTATTATCCGCGAAGCCTACGATGTTTTGTCCCGTTATCGTGAACTAATCACCGCCATGCGCGCAATACAGGAAGAAGTGTAATGAAAAACATCATGAATCAAAGAATGAGCATTATGAAAAAGGCTGTGCAGATGCACGGTGAAGAAGGGGTTGCCGCTGTTATTGAAGCATACGACGCCATGTGGGGACGCATTATCAGTAGCGAAGGCAGCGCACCAACAAGCCACACCTTTGTTGGCGAGCTTGTAGAAAAGTTTATTGCCGAGTGCCTTGAATTGACCGCAGATGATCGCAAACT from Halodesulfovibrio sp. MK-HDV includes the following:
- a CDS encoding primase-like DNA-binding domain-containing protein, translating into MKNIMNQRMSIMKKAVQMHGEEGVAAVIEAYDAMWGRIISSEGSAPTSHTFVGELVEKFIAECLELTADDRKLQAKDLYVAFIAWCKKEQVTSIPSQRAFGTEMVIRFERIKQNKYWYVGVALQKQEQAS
- a CDS encoding helix-turn-helix transcriptional regulator yields the protein MTDGKHLLELVKERIMKKTRAKRVSRGKVAEFLGVTEGKLRAWEAGQRPSADDLQNLVVLLNFAPSWLLTGEGAMFLGEETDAQKEDAPITDPIAQRMKVATEILKESGASSEVIQQAVMKILDSQNEPHTQAEEALSTPAFANDRDRSIKQP
- a CDS encoding phage regulatory CII family protein encodes the protein MNNLQHLTFASALDLALGESKLCREDVGNTMGWSTSKTSRIFNAEDNYFPTMPSVPHLCMVLGNDILLDWLRVNTNELRLGRHDCAPKLTQLELLQLLSEISKEAGDVNKVINEALKGDGSVDKPESRRIIREAYDVLSRYRELITAMRAIQEEV
- a CDS encoding retron St85 family RNA-directed DNA polymerase, with protein sequence MSNKVHPYYYLWALGIIQPATPTQVQHVLEKTFVESGVKFNLNEIVQCFENCLKGKIVLKASEWNDSLFSLGPNAYMLLPNRLRFNKDRTRLFLLKKARIASRRASGHLDLDADGASPSDKRSFKIQVPRPIKPLGLAPAQFYWSGAYRQLTSTAGPNSTLPEVRLPFLSFESINLIKSINESTKTTPFSITGLALCIGISPSLLVSTIRNIEKQYQTFEIEKHSGGTRTITAPRVFLKTIQHWLADYLFSTLPVHDVCHAYRSKRSIISNAEKHTNQKFVAKIDISNFFGTITSEMLIKKLSPFCSVEEATVFSRIVTLNGSIPQGAPTSPCLSNFILFDADGIIAKECQKVGVNYTRYSDDLTFSGENRGQLLEIISFTENVLKEYGFELNPSKTHIMTSGMLQNVTGVTVNEKVQPPRKVRKKIRAMFHQAEQSPENFKDQLENLAGYVSYLNAYPELKDSQTLRHYKEVLVKLSTL